The Bemisia tabaci chromosome 8, PGI_BMITA_v3 genome has a segment encoding these proteins:
- the LOC109040921 gene encoding LOW QUALITY PROTEIN: beta-1 adrenergic receptor (The sequence of the model RefSeq protein was modified relative to this genomic sequence to represent the inferred CDS: deleted 1 base in 1 codon; added 22 bases not found in genome assembly): MFNIEYGALMNVCLSLLAILGLFVNLLVLIVFYRRPTLRSPSNRFVGSLIMGRTFCSTVLAPVLLSDKSSVSAGLSALVVTSSVFSIVAIAVDRYSAVLSPLHYANTISRRRSLAIILMSWSLAILLSSPYVLFQCAAPIFWQTHSMVLLIVGFTFPLMALVIIYSRMYTAAHRNSMRTRRHSVCTEVDSVHRNSNATFSALLFREEGRAVKTAFMVIASYLFCWTPYFVSSTIAKFHDRALVPEELVTLCILSSSPLNPFVYVFRNEVVRKETCHLLCWWRSKIQTPKPPMLKHQPSSHFDSMSVQSFHMTTGECHHSVDTPPPADFVATYYPVTKGETPKYESVTFRLAQRRCQSCIRQNSDSSTNSCQPLLTPVPRRQRPASEPSTPKHLNNNNDSLVFKFHVPESVSSTIDSRRERHKLQRVSAVETEDTGTHV, translated from the exons CTCTGATGAATGTTTGCTTGTCACTGTTAGCAATCCTCGGCCTGTTTGTCAATCTTTTAGTTCTCATTGTTTTTTATAGACGACCAACGCTTCGATCACCTTCAAACAG ATTTGTCGGTAGTCTGATAATGGGGCGAACCTTCTGT TCGACGGTGCTGGCACCGGTGCTCCTGTCGGACAAGTCTTCCGTCTCAGCTGGTCTGAGTGCCCTTGTCGTAACCTCATCTGTGTTCTCAATAGTCGCCATCGCTGTCGACCGCTATAGCGCGGTTCTTAGTCCGCTTCACTACGCCAACACCATTAGCAGGAGACGAAGTTTAGCCA TTATTCTCATGTCGTGGAGTCTGGCTATTCTTCTATCCTCACCATACGTGCTCTTCCAGTGCGCTGCGCCTATATTTTGGCAAACGCATTCCATGGTGCTTCTAATAGTTGGTTTCACATTCCCACTCATGGCGTTAGTCATCATATACTCCAGAATGTACACTGCCGCACACAG GAACAGCATGAGGACGCGTCGCCACAGCGTGTGCACGGAGGTGGACTCGGTGCACCGGAACTCGAACGCGACGTTCTCGGCGCTCCTGTTCCGGGAGGAGGGTCGCGCCGTGAAGACGGCCTTCATGGTCATCGCCTCGTACCTCTTCTGCTGGACGCCCTACTTCGTCTCCTCGACCATCGCCAAGTTCCACGACCGCGCCCTCGTCCCCGAGGAGCTCGTCACCCTCTGCATCCTCTCCAGCAGCCCGCTCAACCCCTTCGTCTACGTCTTCCGAAACGAG gtGGTCCGAAAGGAGACTTGTCACTTGCTGTGCTGGTGGCGGTCCAAAATCCAGACGCCCAAGCCACCGATGTTGAAGCACCAACCTTCCTCGCATTTTGACAGTATGTCAGTTCAAAGTTTCCACATGACGACGGGCGAGTGTCACCATTCTGTGGATACGCCTCCTCCTGCGGATTTTGTAGCTACTTACTATCCG gtAACGAAAGGCGAGACGCCGAAGTACGAAAGCGTGACGTTTCGGCTGGCCCAGCGGAGATGTCAGAGCTGCATTCGACAGAATTCAGATTCTTCCACCAACAGTTGTCAGCCTCTGCTCACGCCAGTCCCCAGAAGACAGCGCCCGGCGAGCGAGCCTTCAACGCCTAAACATTTGAACAACAACAATGATTCACTTGTTTTTAAG